The segment ttgtggagtTGGTAAACCCCTGATACCACAAACACCCTTGCTTGATTGACTTCCCTATAATTCAACTACGTGAATAGGACCTTGGTTGTGTTTACTGCTGGGTCCCCCATACCCGGACCAGTAGCTATTGTGTGCTAGATAAGCCACAGTGAATGCTGGATGAACAAACAAAGGCGAAACCATGGGGTAAAGTGTGAGCACTTCATGATGGAGACCATCAGCCCCCCTGGTGTCGGAGACATGAAAACCTTTGGACTCCAAAAGAGGTTCCTGGCTTGGTCTGCTGGGTAGAGAGGGCTTTCCAGTCTGTACGATGGGCCAGTTAAGATGACTTCCAGAAGTTTGTGGGAAAGACACCTACATAACCCTTGCTTAGGTTTCTGGCATCCAGGAGAGAAGACATAGCCAAGGAAGACTTCTAGCCAGAACCCTCAAAAGCATGAGCATCCCAGGGTTGGGGTGTGTTGGGTTGTGTAGGAGAGACAGAGATCCCACAAGGTGGCCCCTTCCTTTTGATCCTACCTCCCCAGTGAACCTGCTGGAAGAGACTCAGCTACAGTCTCCAGAGAAACAGAGCCAGAGCCTCCAGGGGCCTCTGCCAGGGCTCAGTGTCCCAGGCAGTCTGAGAAGCTTGCTGGTTATACTATGCAACTGGGtgctggagacagaagcaagaagaTGGCAGAGTCATGCACCTCCACTGACATTTCCACATCCTTCCCTGATTTGGATTCTCAATCATCACCACAGTTACTCCTGGACATTGTCATTGTTCCTGGGTATGTAGTGGACACGGACTTGGGAAGAGGTCATCTCAACAAAATTGTGTGGACTCTACTGTAGGTGAGATCCTCAGGCCAAGTCCTGGCCATCACGACCCTTAAGAAAGGCATTTCCCATTGCTCCCCTCGGAGCAAAAACggttttcttcttctctgtagAAACAGATCAACCTAGACACCCCCCCcgcatccccctccccaccttggGTCTCTAGACACTTCCAGAAGGAATCCTGTTCACAGAACAGACCCATAAGTTGGGTagagcctccctctccctccctcttttccttggGCTGTCCACCCCAGTTTGAATAGAATGGCTTGAAGTTTTGATGATGATTCCCACTACACATAGATAAGCCGGGATTCTAAGCTTCCTGTGAAAGATCAGATGTTCTCTGAGCCATTCCCAGGTGGAGAATGACCAGATAACACTGTCAGTAAATCATTTTTGTCTCCGGTTTGCCCACCTAGACATTTTGAGTCTCACTGTCTCTTGCCCACTTCGTCCTTGGCTCAACTTCTCTGGGTGTCACCATTTCTCCGATCTTCTCTAGAGGTCTTTGCCCCGTGGCCCTGAGTCTCTCTCTGAACCACCTGAAATCTGATTTCTAACTCCTATGCTGTGCCTGGTATCCCTACAAATCACAAGACAGAGTGGAGTCCGAGGTCAGCTCCGAAGTGAACACTGAAGTCAGCACACAGAGGCTGGAGGAGTAGGCACTGGAGAGACTTGGGCAGGCTGCACCGGATAGCCAAGTGCTATCGCGCTTCTATCGCGCTTCTGACTGCCAGTCTCTGCCCTCCTCCCTGGTTAGGCAGCTGCCCCAGCACAGAGTTGCGGGAGGGGGCAGTTCCTGGCCCCAGTGGCTACCCTGGGGACCCCAAGCTCCGCCCTACTACACTCCTATTGGCTTGAGGcgcccccgcccccagcctcCCTTTCCAGCTCCCGGGCTTTTAGGCTAGCCTGGATAAATAGCCCCGGGCGCCTGGCTCTAAGCTAGGGGCCAGGACACCCCAGGACGCGACTGCTTTCTTCACCACACCTctgacaggacaggacagggagGGAAGGTAGAGGACAGCAGGTGTGCATTCCAACCGTCAGAACCATTGTCATTGTACTATTGGGGTTCAGGAGTGACAGAAAGTTAAGACGACTCTTCAGGCTTGGGTTGAGCGAGAAGCAGGACCCAGAACTGGGACATGGAGCTACTATCGCCGCCACTCCGGGACACAGACTTGCTAGGCCCCGACGGCTCTCTCTGCTCCTTTGCGACAGCCGATGACTTCTATGATGATCCGTGTTTCGACTCACCAGACCTGCGCTTTTTTGAGGACCTGGACCCGCGCCTGGTGCACGTGGGAGCCCTCCTGAAGCCGGAGGAGCACGCACACTTCCCCACTACGGTGCACCCAGGCCCAGGCGCTCGCGAGGATGAGCATGTGCGCGCGCCCAGCGGGCACCACCAGGCGGGTCGCTGCTTGCTGTGGGCCTGCAAGGCGTGCAAGCGCAAGACCACTAACGCTGATCGCCGCAAGGCAGCCACCATGCGTGAGCGGCGCCGCCTGAGCAAAGTGAACGAGGCCTTCGAGACCCTTAAGCGCTGCACGTCCAGCAACCCGAACCAGCGGCTACCCAAGGTGGAGATCCTGCGCAACGCCATCCGCTACATTGAAGGTCTGCAGGCTCTGCTGCGCGACCAGGACGCCGCTCCCCCTGGCGCCGCTGCCTTCTACGCACCTGGCCCGCTGCCCCCAGGCCGTGGCAGTGAGCACTACAGCGGCGACTCAGACGCGTCCAGCCCGCGCTCCAACTGCTCTGATGGCATGGTAAGGCTGTGACCAAGGAGGATGACAAGTGGAGGCAGCGCCTAGAGTATCTGCAAAACATTTCCAAGGcccttggggtgggggtgtcctTTATGCCCAGATGCTCATGGTATCTGTCACTGGAGTCGCTTTGGAGACCCAGGGCATCTATGATTCTGCCAATTAAAGGTGTTATTAGAACCCTGCTGCGCAGACCCTGGGATACGCTTTTCCTCCTCAAATCCTTATTACCCTAATGCAGATTATTGTTCTTGGGTGACTGTCCACTCTCAGTTTGGCTCTGCATGGGACAGCTTCCAATGAGTGCTGGCTCCTACCTCCTAAATGGGGCTGCACCAGTCCTGGACCCGGCAGCTAACActaagggagtgagggaggggtgATGACAAGGAGTCTTGCTTGAGACCCACTCGGGCCCTATAGGCCTGACTTCGTCGTCCTTGCTATTCGCAGATGGATTACAGCGGCCCCCCAAGCGGCCCCCGGCGGCAGAATGGCTACGACGCCGCCTACTACAGTGAGGCGTCCAGCGGTGCGTATTCTCAGCTGTTCCCAACTAGCGGGCTCTCATCGGCCTTCCGTGTCCCCCTTGAAATTTTTCTCTGTCCCTAAGCTTGGTaccctcttcccacctccaccACATAAGCACCCATATCTTGGGGTGACTGAGGGAAgcgttgggggtggggaggggaagaactATGATATGcgccttcctctccttttcccttgcAGTCTAGCAagtcctcagtttcccttctacCACAAAGTTCCGTGCCTAGGGGCAAGAAACTTGAGAAGAGACTTAAGTTTGGATTATTAACCTTCCCCTCCCTTCACAGAGCCCAGACCAGGGAAGAGTGCGGCCGTGTCGAGCCTCGACTGCCTGTCCAGCATAGTGGAGCGCATCTCCACAGACAGCCCCGCTGCGCCTTCGCTGCTTTTGCCAGATGCGCCACCAGAGTCGCCTCCGGGTCCGCCAGAGGAGACATCCTCAAGCGATGCAGAACAGGGGACCCAGACCCCGTCTCCCGACTCCACCCCTCAGTGTCCTGCAGGCTCAAAGCCCAATCCGATTTACCAGGTGCTCTGAGAGGTTGGCTGCAGCAGCAGAGGGCGCCCGGTCTGCACTCATGGGGATGGTGCCCCTGGGTCCTTCATGCCCCCCCAAAAATGAAGCTTAAATGACACTCCTCCCAATTGTCCTTTCAAAGCCATTCTtccagagggaagggaagagcagAAGTTTGTTGTCCTACATCCGGCCCCAAGGAAAAGACGAAGTctggttgttgttgctgctgctgttgttgttgttgttgttgttgttgttgtagtcatggggttttttgtttgtttgttttgtttttcatgcgACTCACAGCGAAGGCCACTTGCTGTCCCTCACTGGGCCAGAGCTGATCTTTGAGTGGCCAggacctctttcctttcctcacagTCCCTAGCACAGGGTGAGCCTCGCACACTTAAGCCCTGCCTTCCACATCCCTGTTGTTTGTGGAGACACTGTTCCCACTTTCTGGAGCCCCCCCCCGACACCCACTCTTTCCCACAGCTTGCGGAGGCCACTCAGATCTCGGGTGTAACAGGTGTAACAACCAtaccccactctctcccttcccatggtTCAGgaccacttattttttttatattaagaCTTTTGTAATCTATTCGTGTAAATAAGAGTTGCTTGGCCAGAGCTGGAGCCCCGTGGGCTGTATTTATCTCCGAGGCATGCTGTGTAGTGCAACAAAATCTTTGTATGTTTATTCCTCAAGCGGGCGAGCCTCGAGGCTCATTCGCTCAGGTGTTGGAAATAAAGATGCTAATTTATACAACAGTGGCTCTGGCTTTTCCTAGGGGATCAGAAAGAAACTCCACAAActgagcagactgtctcccagcGACCCCTGTAGGTGGTAGAAGGGTAGCACAGAGACTGGGTGCTGCTGGGTAATGAAGGACTAGGCAGACCTCCAGCTGTAGGAGATTCCTGAGGCCTTGCCTGCTCCTCCCAAGGAAACCAGTGATTGCAGTGGAAAGGTGCACGTAGGCTGATGTTAGTTTAAGGATAAAAAAGGCGGACATGCTGGCTCATCCCTGCAATCTCAGCACATtcaagaggttgaggcaggaggatggctgcgAGCTGGAGGCCACCCTGGCTAGAAAgtagaaaccctgcctcaaaacaaatactctctttaaaataaaaatgaaaactgagtGCCGAGGAGGCTCAGTTGATAGCGCActggcctagcatgcacaaaatcCCGCGGCGcgctcagtccccagcaccatatAGACCTGTTATGGCGGACACAGCTGCAGTGTCAAAGCCCAGGAGGTAGTACAGGAAAATCAGAAGTACATGGTCAtgctcagctacacagcaagttccaggccagtctgggatacatgaaTCCCTGCCAATAGATGGATTAATTAATTAAGATTCCGCAAGAATGAATCTGTCCAGAACCAGTTATTGTTGCTTTCCAAAGATCTCCTTTTAGGGACTCTGAAGTGTGTGCTGAGTTGAGAATGGTTCCCGTCCATGATGTGTGCAGAAGGCACTGTGGGAGCTTTTGGCCCTGGAGCCACACAATACCCTCCCAAGGGTGGAGAAGGGTGAGATGCTCCAGTGCAAGAAGAGACACCTACAGGGCCCTGGGGATGGGTTCTGAACCGTGTGGTGCATGCAAGCTCTTAAGAATAGTGGAACTGCACAGAGACAGCACCGTCAGGAGCCAACCCTTAGAATATCTGCCACTGTCTCAGCTCATCAGAAGGTGGAGGCTCAGAGcctgtggggggagggaggggcgcCTGGGACCAGCGTATCTCTAGAGCTGTGGGGCTTCCCTCAGGCTGTGTAGAGGGCAGGGGGAGGCCATTGGTGCAGCCGGAGTGCAAGGCAGGCTTTCTGGACAAAGTGCTATTTCAGATGTGTCGGGGGAGACAAGTGTAGGCAATGTACAATGGCtgtgagggacacacacacacacacacactacacacacacataacacaccacacacacacacacactacagacaccacagacaccacacacacacacacacacacacacacacactacagacaccacagacaccacacacacacacacacacagggacctCTATTCTTCCCTGGAATGGCCTGGCACAAATTCTCTGTCCCTTTCACACTTGTCCCTAGGGCCTCAGTACCTCCTGTATTCCATTTGTATAGATCTCCTTGAATTCCCATAGGCCAGGTTCAAGACACAGAAAAGACACCTTCAAGAAGGACCACTGCATCCAGGGAGTGGGCTCTGTTTCCCCAACACCATCCCAGAGGAGCTGCTCAGAGATTTTCCATTACACTGATGTAATGGCCTCTCAGAGCTCCTTGGGGTTCCTTACACACTCCCTCGAGGGGTATGACCAATCCCTCAAGGGATCAGTCATAAGTTTGTCCACTGGACAGGTGCCAAGGCCTGTGTACTCAAGTGAAGAGACCACTGGATACACTTCCTCTCTTTGGTAAGCAACCAGACACTTGGTGTGGGGGTTGGGTCTTTCCACGGTTGGTCACATCACAGTCAATGACTGGACAGCAGAGGGAGCTCAAAGCTGAGGCACCACAAGCACAAAGGGAGTGAGGCAACATTGTGGGCCCACAGCTGCTCACGAGAAGGAGCTAAGGGACACGGAGACAAGACAGGACCCATGGGCCTCAGCTGAGCTGTGTTCAGAGGCCAGCAGGGAGTCCCAGAGGGATCAACACGGGGAAAGAGCAGAAATAAATCTGCATTTTTAAATGATCCATTTGGACTGGTAGAACAAACAGAAGGGGACAAGATGAGACAGATGTTCTgagactttcctggggagatgtgaaCATGTTTCACCTCATAGAGGAGCCAGCAGCACAATGAAAGATTTCATGCAGTTGGGCATGGCAAAGGAATGAATACATGTTACTTACAGGAGAGTTGGAAACTTGTGGGGAGATGCACAGTGAAATCCCGCCTCTAGAAAAAGGTTTAAAATcctcttttatatatatttttgtgtgttatgtatgaatgtgtgtgcatgcatgcattgtgtgtacacatgcacatgtgtgtacatggatgtgGACAGGTGTGtattgtgtacatgtgcgtgtatgcatgtgtgtgtgtgtgtgtgtgtgtgtgtgtgtgtgtgtgtgtgtaccattgtGCATGTGGATGGTCAGAAGACAACATGGAGGGATTCATTTTCCCCTTCCAACACATTGGTTCCGGGGACTGAACTCATGTCATCCACTTGAGCAGGtgactttacctactgagccatctcaccaggtcCCAGcgtttttttaaatgtcttatatACTTCAGAACTTAAAAAAAACCACCTCTATTTTATGATTaactatgtgtctgtgcatgggtATTTGCATATGTGGTCAGGTGCTCAGAGAGGCCAAAGGCataggaccccccccccccgtgagcTGAAATTTCAAATAGTTATAAGCTGCTcccatgggtgctgagaaccaaactcctTATATCTTAGCTATCCCTctagtccagtggttctcaaccttcgaGCCACaacccctttcacaggggtcaccaagGACCACCAGACAACACACTGTGATTCGCAGCAGTCCAAACTTACAGTTGTTAGTGGGGAccgccacaacatgaggaactgtactaaagggtcagaatattaggaaggtggagaagcgCTGGTCTAGCCCCGCTAATAGGCTTTAGATTATATGCAGCGGTGCCGGGAGGGTGTGTGATC is part of the Rattus norvegicus strain BN/NHsdMcwi chromosome 1, GRCr8, whole genome shotgun sequence genome and harbors:
- the Myod1 gene encoding myoblast determination protein 1; its protein translation is MELLSPPLRDTDLLGPDGSLCSFATADDFYDDPCFDSPDLRFFEDLDPRLVHVGALLKPEEHAHFPTTVHPGPGAREDEHVRAPSGHHQAGRCLLWACKACKRKTTNADRRKAATMRERRRLSKVNEAFETLKRCTSSNPNQRLPKVEILRNAIRYIEGLQALLRDQDAAPPGAAAFYAPGPLPPGRGSEHYSGDSDASSPRSNCSDGMMDYSGPPSGPRRQNGYDAAYYSEASSEPRPGKSAAVSSLDCLSSIVERISTDSPAAPSLLLPDAPPESPPGPPEETSSSDAEQGTQTPSPDSTPQCPAGSKPNPIYQVL